In a genomic window of Salminus brasiliensis chromosome 12, fSalBra1.hap2, whole genome shotgun sequence:
- the chmp6a gene encoding charged multivesicular body protein 6 isoform X1, translated as MSCVVHCIGRKKRFSEISKLPFLGPKAPFFFLSGRATKTPVDQLKQQRDKLRQYQKKLTLQLEKERLLAKQLLKDGKKERALLLLKKKRYQDQLLDKTETQISNIERMVQDLEFAQIEVTVLEGLKVGNDCLKKMHEVLSIEEVERIMEETQEAIEYQKQVDEILAGSLNQEDEEAVLAELEAITQDEDVALPEVPAEPLPALPKGEKGATLSREKSSGNQAGWRDAGSLVTPRCLMIWFDHTHNQPHMSLPLFELSINKTQHTVLPLPLSSFHEASFVLKVPQPCASAFTLMMQGMLDFY; from the exons ATGTCTTGTGTAGTTCACTGTATAGGGCGTAAGAAGAGATTTTCAGAAATCTCAAAGCTCCCTTTTTTAGGACCAAAAGcacccttttttttcttgtctggACGGgccaccaaaacaccagtagat CAACTGAAACAGCAGCGAGATAAGCTGAGGCAGTACCAGAAAAAACTCACGCTGCAGCTCGAGAAAGAAAGGCTTCTAGCCAAACAGCTCCTGAAGGATGGAAAGAAGGA GAGAGCCCTTCTGTTGCTCAAAAAAAAGCGCTACCAGGATCAACTCTTGGACAAGACTGAGACCCAGATAAGCAACATAGAGCGCATG GTTCAAGACCTTGAATTTGCTCAGATTGAAGTTACGGTCCTAGAGGGGCTGAAGGTTGGCAATGACTGCCTGAAGAAAATGCATGAG GTCCTGTCCATTGAAGAGGTGGAGAGAATAATGGAGGAGACACAGGAGGCCATAGAATATCAGAAG CAAGTGGACGAGATCCTTGCTGGCTCTCTGAACCAGGAGGACGAGGAGGCTGTGCTTGCGGAGCTGGAGGCCATCACTCAG GATGAGGATGTCGCACTTCCGGAGGTGCCCGCTGAGCCTCTGCCCGCGCTGCCTAAGGGGGAGAAGGGTGCGACACTCTCACG agAGAAAAGCAGCGGAAATCAAGCAGGATGGAGAGATGCTGGCAGCCTAGTGACGCCCCGTTGTCTAATGATATGGTTTGATCACACACATAATCAGCCTCACATGTCACTTCCTCTCTTTGAACTGAGCATTAACAAAACACAGCACACTgttctccccctccctctcagCTCTTTCCATGAAGCTTCATTTGTCTTGAAGGTACCTCAACCATGTGCATCGGCTTTTACTTTGATGATGCAAGGAATGTTGGATTTCTATTGA
- the chmp6a gene encoding charged multivesicular body protein 6 isoform X4 — translation MGNVFARKGRPSRVTEQDRAILQLKQQRDKLRQYQKKLTLQLEKERLLAKQLLKDGKKERALLLLKKKRYQDQLLDKTETQISNIERMVQDLEFAQIEVTVLEGLKVGNDCLKKMHEVLSIEEVERIMEETQEAIEYQKQVDEILAGSLNQEDEEAVLAELEAITQDEDVALPEVPAEPLPALPKGEKERKAAEIKQDGEMLAA, via the exons ATGGGAAACGTTTTCGCCAGAAAGGGACGGCCGAGTCGAGTCACCGAGCAGGACAGGGCCATTTTG CAACTGAAACAGCAGCGAGATAAGCTGAGGCAGTACCAGAAAAAACTCACGCTGCAGCTCGAGAAAGAAAGGCTTCTAGCCAAACAGCTCCTGAAGGATGGAAAGAAGGA GAGAGCCCTTCTGTTGCTCAAAAAAAAGCGCTACCAGGATCAACTCTTGGACAAGACTGAGACCCAGATAAGCAACATAGAGCGCATG GTTCAAGACCTTGAATTTGCTCAGATTGAAGTTACGGTCCTAGAGGGGCTGAAGGTTGGCAATGACTGCCTGAAGAAAATGCATGAG GTCCTGTCCATTGAAGAGGTGGAGAGAATAATGGAGGAGACACAGGAGGCCATAGAATATCAGAAG CAAGTGGACGAGATCCTTGCTGGCTCTCTGAACCAGGAGGACGAGGAGGCTGTGCTTGCGGAGCTGGAGGCCATCACTCAG GATGAGGATGTCGCACTTCCGGAGGTGCCCGCTGAGCCTCTGCCCGCGCTGCCTAAGGGGGAGAAGG agAGAAAAGCAGCGGAAATCAAGCAGGATGGAGAGATGCTGGCAGCCTAG
- the chmp6a gene encoding charged multivesicular body protein 6-A isoform X2, whose product MGNVFARKGRPSRVTEQDRAILQLKQQRDKLRQYQKKLTLQLEKERLLAKQLLKDGKKERALLLLKKKRYQDQLLDKTETQISNIERMVQDLEFAQIEVTVLEGLKVGNDCLKKMHEVLSIEEVERIMEETQEAIEYQKQVDEILAGSLNQEDEEAVLAELEAITQDEDVALPEVPAEPLPALPKGEKGATLSREKSSGNQAGWRDAGSLVTPRCLMIWFDHTHNQPHMSLPLFELSINKTQHTVLPLPLSSFHEASFVLKVPQPCASAFTLMMQGMLDFY is encoded by the exons ATGGGAAACGTTTTCGCCAGAAAGGGACGGCCGAGTCGAGTCACCGAGCAGGACAGGGCCATTTTG CAACTGAAACAGCAGCGAGATAAGCTGAGGCAGTACCAGAAAAAACTCACGCTGCAGCTCGAGAAAGAAAGGCTTCTAGCCAAACAGCTCCTGAAGGATGGAAAGAAGGA GAGAGCCCTTCTGTTGCTCAAAAAAAAGCGCTACCAGGATCAACTCTTGGACAAGACTGAGACCCAGATAAGCAACATAGAGCGCATG GTTCAAGACCTTGAATTTGCTCAGATTGAAGTTACGGTCCTAGAGGGGCTGAAGGTTGGCAATGACTGCCTGAAGAAAATGCATGAG GTCCTGTCCATTGAAGAGGTGGAGAGAATAATGGAGGAGACACAGGAGGCCATAGAATATCAGAAG CAAGTGGACGAGATCCTTGCTGGCTCTCTGAACCAGGAGGACGAGGAGGCTGTGCTTGCGGAGCTGGAGGCCATCACTCAG GATGAGGATGTCGCACTTCCGGAGGTGCCCGCTGAGCCTCTGCCCGCGCTGCCTAAGGGGGAGAAGGGTGCGACACTCTCACG agAGAAAAGCAGCGGAAATCAAGCAGGATGGAGAGATGCTGGCAGCCTAGTGACGCCCCGTTGTCTAATGATATGGTTTGATCACACACATAATCAGCCTCACATGTCACTTCCTCTCTTTGAACTGAGCATTAACAAAACACAGCACACTgttctccccctccctctcagCTCTTTCCATGAAGCTTCATTTGTCTTGAAGGTACCTCAACCATGTGCATCGGCTTTTACTTTGATGATGCAAGGAATGTTGGATTTCTATTGA
- the chmp6a gene encoding charged multivesicular body protein 6 isoform X3 yields the protein MSCVVHCIGRKKRFSEISKLPFLGPKAPFFFLSGRATKTPVDQLKQQRDKLRQYQKKLTLQLEKERLLAKQLLKDGKKERALLLLKKKRYQDQLLDKTETQISNIERMVQDLEFAQIEVTVLEGLKVGNDCLKKMHEVLSIEEVERIMEETQEAIEYQKQVDEILAGSLNQEDEEAVLAELEAITQDEDVALPEVPAEPLPALPKGEKERKAAEIKQDGEMLAA from the exons ATGTCTTGTGTAGTTCACTGTATAGGGCGTAAGAAGAGATTTTCAGAAATCTCAAAGCTCCCTTTTTTAGGACCAAAAGcacccttttttttcttgtctggACGGgccaccaaaacaccagtagat CAACTGAAACAGCAGCGAGATAAGCTGAGGCAGTACCAGAAAAAACTCACGCTGCAGCTCGAGAAAGAAAGGCTTCTAGCCAAACAGCTCCTGAAGGATGGAAAGAAGGA GAGAGCCCTTCTGTTGCTCAAAAAAAAGCGCTACCAGGATCAACTCTTGGACAAGACTGAGACCCAGATAAGCAACATAGAGCGCATG GTTCAAGACCTTGAATTTGCTCAGATTGAAGTTACGGTCCTAGAGGGGCTGAAGGTTGGCAATGACTGCCTGAAGAAAATGCATGAG GTCCTGTCCATTGAAGAGGTGGAGAGAATAATGGAGGAGACACAGGAGGCCATAGAATATCAGAAG CAAGTGGACGAGATCCTTGCTGGCTCTCTGAACCAGGAGGACGAGGAGGCTGTGCTTGCGGAGCTGGAGGCCATCACTCAG GATGAGGATGTCGCACTTCCGGAGGTGCCCGCTGAGCCTCTGCCCGCGCTGCCTAAGGGGGAGAAGG agAGAAAAGCAGCGGAAATCAAGCAGGATGGAGAGATGCTGGCAGCCTAG